One window of the Leptospira ryugenii genome contains the following:
- a CDS encoding D-alanine--D-alanine ligase family protein: protein MKNILIAADLYEEGPRPWNQEWESKLSVQEIQKELEELGYHSLIYSDRISLVERLVAIRPEDRENWLVWNLIEGYQSRNREAYIPNLCEFLGIAYTGSDAYAQIVSLDKSLCKEFAKKLAIPTSNSQLLKKGHRELRDLEFPIFLKPNFEGSSLGIYDSNIIQNQKEYESKIRELFELFDEVIAEEYLLGDEITVGLLGHFPEYLTTKPARIVTPGKVYDEHTKSKSEMPETLIFDLNSSEEKSLKKYVLDLGTELEIVGPARFDFMRKDGNFYFLEANLTPGLSLRYSCLPILCESSGISKREMFQKIIDSSAFNYQNSKRFLYGKGKF from the coding sequence ATGAAGAACATATTGATAGCAGCTGATCTTTATGAAGAAGGTCCAAGGCCTTGGAACCAAGAATGGGAGTCCAAACTTTCGGTCCAAGAGATACAAAAGGAACTAGAAGAACTTGGATACCATAGTCTGATCTATTCTGATAGGATCTCACTAGTTGAACGTTTGGTGGCCATTCGACCTGAAGATCGAGAAAATTGGCTCGTCTGGAATTTAATAGAAGGTTACCAGTCTAGAAATAGGGAAGCTTACATACCCAATTTATGCGAATTTTTAGGGATCGCCTACACTGGTTCAGATGCCTATGCCCAAATCGTATCTTTGGATAAATCCCTTTGCAAAGAGTTTGCAAAAAAGCTAGCTATCCCTACATCTAATTCCCAATTGTTAAAGAAAGGCCATAGAGAGCTGCGAGATTTAGAATTTCCTATTTTTTTAAAACCAAATTTCGAAGGATCAAGTTTAGGAATCTACGATTCCAATATCATTCAAAATCAAAAAGAATATGAATCTAAAATCCGTGAATTATTTGAGCTCTTCGATGAAGTAATCGCCGAGGAATATTTATTAGGTGATGAAATTACAGTTGGACTCTTGGGTCATTTCCCAGAGTATCTTACTACAAAGCCTGCAAGAATTGTCACACCTGGAAAAGTTTATGATGAACATACCAAGTCAAAATCTGAAATGCCAGAAACTCTTATCTTTGATTTAAATAGTTCCGAAGAAAAAAGTTTGAAGAAATACGTTTTAGATTTAGGAACGGAACTAGAGATTGTAGGCCCTGCCAGATTTGATTTTATGAGAAAGGATGGAAACTTTTATTTTCTAGAGGCAAATCTTACACCTGGACTCTCTCTTAGGTATTCTTGTTTGCCGATTCTTTGCGAATCCTCCGGAATTTCAAAGCGTGAAATGTTCCAAAAGATAATCGATTCTTCCGCATTTAATTATCAGAACTCAAAACGATTTTTATATGGAAAAGGTAAATTTTAA
- a CDS encoding KamA family radical SAM protein, whose amino-acid sequence MLGNHVRESIIQARAELYAKTEWAEYHSHLKHRVHAKDLHKYFLLTESEEIGIKETIRLNVSASPYYLKLSDPFDPHCPIRRMIVPDSHETVLSPEESPDPLHEERLSPVKGLTHMYPNRVLLFSNHSCTVYCRHCMRGRKVSANDERMEEADLIQAFAYIKDHPEIEDVVISGGDPLNLPDSRIEWILAELNAIPHVRLCRLGTRNPVTLPFRITKSLLTILEKYNDDSLSIFCNTQFNHPKECTQEAKEGILRLLKVGISVGNQAVLLKGINDDKETMLQLHKKLLEMRVRAYYLYDPELIPGSRGFRTPLGKGIQIIEYMRGKIGGMGIPHFVNDLPAGGGKITLSPNWYLGYNPKTRQHAFRSALTGKVHYSFEPESSESFTYPILGENVWDQLE is encoded by the coding sequence ATGTTAGGCAATCATGTAAGAGAATCCATCATACAGGCGCGTGCCGAACTGTATGCCAAAACTGAGTGGGCAGAGTATCATTCACACTTAAAACATAGAGTGCATGCAAAGGACCTACATAAATACTTCCTCCTGACTGAGTCGGAAGAGATCGGTATCAAGGAGACGATTCGCCTCAATGTTTCCGCAAGTCCTTATTACCTCAAACTTTCCGATCCTTTTGACCCGCACTGTCCGATACGACGTATGATCGTTCCGGACTCGCATGAGACTGTCCTTTCCCCAGAAGAATCACCTGACCCTTTACACGAAGAAAGGCTTTCGCCTGTGAAGGGACTCACCCATATGTACCCAAACCGTGTTCTACTTTTTTCGAACCATTCTTGTACGGTTTACTGCCGCCACTGTATGCGTGGCCGTAAGGTCTCGGCAAATGACGAAAGGATGGAAGAGGCAGATTTAATCCAAGCATTTGCCTATATCAAAGACCATCCCGAAATTGAGGATGTTGTGATAAGCGGTGGGGATCCATTGAATCTCCCAGACTCCCGCATTGAATGGATATTGGCAGAGTTAAATGCGATTCCGCATGTTAGGTTGTGCAGATTGGGAACAAGGAACCCAGTTACATTGCCTTTTCGCATCACAAAATCCCTTCTTACCATTCTAGAAAAATACAATGATGATTCACTTTCCATTTTTTGCAATACACAGTTCAATCATCCAAAGGAGTGCACTCAGGAAGCGAAAGAAGGAATTTTGCGTTTGTTAAAGGTTGGCATCTCTGTCGGCAACCAGGCAGTTCTATTGAAGGGTATCAATGACGACAAGGAAACCATGCTCCAATTACATAAGAAACTTCTGGAAATGAGGGTTCGCGCTTACTACTTGTATGACCCTGAATTGATACCGGGCTCACGGGGTTTCCGTACCCCGCTCGGGAAGGGGATCCAAATCATAGAGTATATGCGCGGGAAAATTGGCGGAATGGGCATCCCACATTTCGTAAATGACCTACCGGCTGGCGGAGGCAAAATAACCCTCTCTCCAAATTGGTATTTAGGCTACAATCCCAAGACCCGTCAGCATGCCTTTCGATCTGCTTTGACAGGCAAAGTACATTACTCTTTTGAGCCAGAAAGTAGTGAGTCCTTCACCTATCCCATACTAGGTGAAAACGTTTGGGATCAATTAGAATGA
- a CDS encoding HAD family hydrolase produces MLAFDVDGTLFSSESIIFQTYVQAIEEFAAKTGKITKLPSHEAIMAEIGKPVKTIFENLLPDLSPEEREGISHRVLELLCDSIRNGGGDFYAGVGSTIHHLKEKGYTITCASNGRRAYVETVLETAGVLAYFEPILVVNQEHILTKGDIVSEYLKKYQLSPESLVLIGDRYSDWEAARNNGCRFAFCSYGHANPGEIPDFDWEFADLFALKEFF; encoded by the coding sequence ATGTTGGCTTTCGATGTGGATGGGACCCTTTTTTCCTCAGAATCCATCATCTTCCAAACATATGTACAGGCAATCGAAGAGTTTGCGGCTAAAACAGGAAAAATTACAAAATTGCCGTCCCACGAAGCCATCATGGCAGAGATTGGAAAACCTGTAAAAACGATCTTTGAAAACCTTCTACCTGATCTTTCTCCAGAGGAGAGGGAAGGCATTTCGCATCGAGTTCTCGAGCTTTTATGTGATTCTATTCGCAACGGTGGTGGTGATTTCTATGCGGGTGTGGGTTCAACGATCCACCACCTAAAAGAAAAAGGGTATACCATCACCTGTGCTTCCAATGGCCGACGTGCTTATGTAGAGACTGTACTTGAGACAGCAGGAGTTCTTGCCTATTTCGAACCCATCTTGGTTGTCAACCAGGAGCATATCCTAACGAAAGGCGACATTGTCTCAGAATATCTAAAGAAATACCAACTCAGTCCAGAATCACTTGTTCTCATAGGAGACCGCTATAGCGATTGGGAAGCGGCGCGGAACAATGGATGTCGGTTTGCCTTTTGCTCGTATGGGCATGCAAACCCAGGTGAGATTCCTGATTTTGATTGGGAATTTGCTGACCTATTTGCTCTAAAAGAGTTTTTTTAA